In Euphorbia lathyris chromosome 9, ddEupLath1.1, whole genome shotgun sequence, the following are encoded in one genomic region:
- the LOC136205425 gene encoding serine/threonine-protein phosphatase PP1-like isoform X2 yields the protein MDQAVLDDIIKRLLEVRGKPGKQVQLSEAEIRQLCTVSKEIFSQQPNLLDLEAPIKICGDIHGQYSDLLRLFEYGGFPPHSNYLFLGDYVDRGKQSLETICLLLAYKIKYPENFFLLRGNHECASINRIYGFYDECKRRFNVRLWKIFTECFNCLPVAALIDEKILCMHGGLSPDLHNLDQIRHIMRPTDVPDTGLLCDLLWSDPSKEVQGWGANDRGVSFTFGHDKVTEFLEKHDLDLICRAHQVVEDGYEFFANRQLVTIFSAPNYCGEFDNAGAMMSVDETLMCSFQILKPAEKKSKFTFGSTTTTKPGNSSGVGVFGSTTTAKPGNSPAGVKSILGAKV from the exons ATGGACCAAGCTGTTCTAGATGATATTATCAAGCGGCTTTTAGAGGTTAGGGGTAAACCTGGTAAGCAGGTTCAATTATCTGAGGCTGAGATCCGGCAGCTTTGTACTGTCTCTAAAGAGATTTTTAGTCAACAACCTAATCTCTTGGACCTTGAAGCTCCCATCAAGATATGTG GTGATATCCATGGCCAATATTCAGATCTTCTAAGGCTGTTTGAATATGGTGGATTTCCTCCACACTCTAATTACTTATTTTTAGGGGATTACGTTGATCGAGGCAAGCAAAGTCTGGAGACCATATGTCTTCTCCTAGCATACAAGATAAAATATCCAGAAAACTTCTTCCTCTTGAGGGGAAACCATGAATGTGCTTCTATAAACCGGATATATGGTTTTTACGATGAATGTAAGAGGAGATTTAATGTTAGGTTATGGAAGATATTCACCGAATGTTTTAATTGCCTACCTGTGGCGGCTCTAATTGATGAGAAGATTCTCTGTATGCATGGAGGTCTTTCTCCTGACCTGCATAATTTGGATCAAATTAGACATATAATGCGTCCAACTGACGTTCCAGACACAGGTTTACTTTGTGATCTTCTGTGGTCGGATCCCAGCAAAGAAGTTCAAGGTTGGGGTGCGAATGACAGAGGAGTCTCGTTTACTTTTGGTCATGACAAGGTGACAGAGTTTCTTGAGAAGCATGATTTGGATCTAATTTGCCGAGCTCATCAG GTTGTGGAGGATGGCTACGAGTTTTTTGCCAACAGGCAACTTGTAACTATATTCTCGGCACCTAATTATTGCGGAGAATTTGATAATGCTGGTGCCATGATGAGTGTGGATGAGACACTAATGTGCTCTTTCCAAATATTAAAGCCTGCTGAGAAGAAGTCAAAATTTACTTTTGGGAGCACAACTACAACAAAACCCGGAAACTCTTCAGGAGTTGGCGTTTTTGGTAGTACAACTACGGCTAAGCCTGGCAACTCTCCTGCAGGGGTTAAG TCGATCTTGGGTGCAAAAGTATGA
- the LOC136205425 gene encoding serine/threonine-protein phosphatase PP1-like isoform X1 yields MDQAVLDDIIKRLLEVRGKPGKQVQLSEAEIRQLCTVSKEIFSQQPNLLDLEAPIKICGDIHGQYSDLLRLFEYGGFPPHSNYLFLGDYVDRGKQSLETICLLLAYKIKYPENFFLLRGNHECASINRIYGFYDECKRRFNVRLWKIFTECFNCLPVAALIDEKILCMHGGLSPDLHNLDQIRHIMRPTDVPDTGLLCDLLWSDPSKEVQGWGANDRGVSFTFGHDKVTEFLEKHDLDLICRAHQVVEDGYEFFANRQLVTIFSAPNYCGEFDNAGAMMSVDETLMCSFQILKPAEKKSKFTFGSTTTTKPGNSSGVGVFGSTTTAKPGNSPAGVKVSATDEVMNRLFLL; encoded by the exons ATGGACCAAGCTGTTCTAGATGATATTATCAAGCGGCTTTTAGAGGTTAGGGGTAAACCTGGTAAGCAGGTTCAATTATCTGAGGCTGAGATCCGGCAGCTTTGTACTGTCTCTAAAGAGATTTTTAGTCAACAACCTAATCTCTTGGACCTTGAAGCTCCCATCAAGATATGTG GTGATATCCATGGCCAATATTCAGATCTTCTAAGGCTGTTTGAATATGGTGGATTTCCTCCACACTCTAATTACTTATTTTTAGGGGATTACGTTGATCGAGGCAAGCAAAGTCTGGAGACCATATGTCTTCTCCTAGCATACAAGATAAAATATCCAGAAAACTTCTTCCTCTTGAGGGGAAACCATGAATGTGCTTCTATAAACCGGATATATGGTTTTTACGATGAATGTAAGAGGAGATTTAATGTTAGGTTATGGAAGATATTCACCGAATGTTTTAATTGCCTACCTGTGGCGGCTCTAATTGATGAGAAGATTCTCTGTATGCATGGAGGTCTTTCTCCTGACCTGCATAATTTGGATCAAATTAGACATATAATGCGTCCAACTGACGTTCCAGACACAGGTTTACTTTGTGATCTTCTGTGGTCGGATCCCAGCAAAGAAGTTCAAGGTTGGGGTGCGAATGACAGAGGAGTCTCGTTTACTTTTGGTCATGACAAGGTGACAGAGTTTCTTGAGAAGCATGATTTGGATCTAATTTGCCGAGCTCATCAG GTTGTGGAGGATGGCTACGAGTTTTTTGCCAACAGGCAACTTGTAACTATATTCTCGGCACCTAATTATTGCGGAGAATTTGATAATGCTGGTGCCATGATGAGTGTGGATGAGACACTAATGTGCTCTTTCCAAATATTAAAGCCTGCTGAGAAGAAGTCAAAATTTACTTTTGGGAGCACAACTACAACAAAACCCGGAAACTCTTCAGGAGTTGGCGTTTTTGGTAGTACAACTACGGCTAAGCCTGGCAACTCTCCTGCAGGGGTTAAGGTAAGTGCGACTGATGAAGTCATGAATCGGCTCTTTTTGTTGTGA